A DNA window from Planctomycetota bacterium contains the following coding sequences:
- the nusB gene encoding transcription antitermination factor NusB: MSVSKDRRNARRCALQAMYEMDLGGGAASPDNAVDSLAGAFRDDAEISESKACLEQGLELARAAWSAREISDVAIASLSPEWPIHRQPAVDRNVIRIAVYEISLGVEPPVAVIDSAVELAREFGGEQSPAFVNAVLDRWWKERGGKR, translated from the coding sequence ATGAGCGTTTCGAAAGATCGTCGCAATGCGCGGCGCTGCGCATTGCAAGCGATGTATGAAATGGATCTGGGTGGCGGAGCCGCCAGCCCGGACAACGCCGTCGACAGCCTGGCCGGCGCCTTTCGCGACGACGCGGAGATTTCTGAAAGCAAGGCGTGCCTCGAGCAGGGGCTCGAGCTTGCCCGGGCGGCGTGGTCGGCCCGGGAGATTTCCGACGTCGCCATCGCGTCGCTCTCCCCCGAGTGGCCCATCCACCGGCAGCCCGCGGTCGACCGCAACGTCATTCGCATTGCGGTCTACGAGATCTCGCTGGGCGTCGAGCCGCCGGTGGCCGTGATTGACTCTGCCGTGGAGCTGGCCCGCGAGTTCGGCGGCGAACAGAGCCCCGCCTTCGTCAACGCGGTGCTGGACCGCTGGTGGAAAGAGCGCGGGGGCAAGCGCTGA
- the ftsY gene encoding signal recognition particle-docking protein FtsY has translation MFRSALEALRRGISKTAASVGGGLRTVLKGRDLDEELIDRIESTLVSADMGVRVAREVVDEVRRAFRGGTAKRGSDAVAILKDRLKERLRGSDLSLARVASGPTVILVVGVNGSGKTTSVAKIARALKDEGRSVLLAAGDTFRAGAVAQLEVWAKRLDIDMVRGSPNADPASVVFDAAEAAIARKADVLLVDTAGRLHNQEGLMRQLSKIRAVLAKRIPGAPHETLLVLDATTGQSAIAQAKAFGEAAGITGVFLSKLDGTARGGSVVQIRDELGVPVKLVGVGETPEDVEPFDADRFVEALFESLDDLKE, from the coding sequence ATGTTTCGCTCGGCGCTGGAGGCGCTGCGCCGCGGCATCTCCAAGACTGCGGCCTCGGTGGGCGGCGGACTTCGAACCGTGCTCAAGGGGCGCGACCTCGACGAGGAACTCATCGACCGGATCGAGAGCACGCTGGTCTCGGCGGACATGGGTGTGCGCGTGGCCCGCGAAGTGGTGGACGAAGTGCGCCGCGCCTTTCGCGGCGGCACCGCCAAGCGCGGCAGCGACGCCGTGGCGATTTTGAAAGACCGGTTGAAGGAGCGGCTGCGCGGAAGTGATCTGTCGCTGGCGCGGGTCGCCTCGGGGCCGACGGTGATCCTGGTCGTGGGCGTGAACGGATCGGGAAAGACCACCAGCGTGGCAAAGATCGCCAGGGCGTTGAAGGATGAGGGGCGCTCGGTATTGCTGGCGGCGGGGGACACCTTCCGCGCCGGCGCCGTGGCCCAGCTGGAAGTGTGGGCCAAGCGGCTGGACATCGACATGGTGCGCGGCTCACCCAACGCCGATCCGGCGTCCGTTGTGTTCGACGCGGCCGAGGCGGCAATCGCGCGCAAGGCGGACGTGCTGCTGGTGGATACTGCGGGGCGATTGCACAACCAGGAAGGTCTGATGCGCCAGCTTTCGAAGATCCGCGCGGTGCTGGCGAAAAGAATTCCCGGTGCGCCGCATGAGACGCTGCTGGTACTCGACGCCACCACCGGTCAGAGCGCCATCGCCCAGGCCAAGGCATTCGGCGAGGCAGCGGGCATCACCGGCGTCTTCCTCTCCAAACTCGACGGCACGGCTCGCGGCGGTTCGGTGGTCCAGATCCGCGACGAGCTCGGCGTTCCGGTGAAGCTGGTCGGCGTGGGGGAAACCCCCGAAGATGTCGAACCCTTCGACGCCGACCGCTTCGTCGAGGCTCTCTTCGAGTCGCTCGACGATTTGAAGGAATGA
- a CDS encoding LON peptidase substrate-binding domain-containing protein has product MRDSIVVDFNRPIPLFPLACVSLLPHAVQGLHIFEPRYRQMVEDALRQMRPGNLLTAGPIAMATIGGQAFDAVGASPKLRPAVCVGQIVQHERLKDGRHNIVLHGVCRARIKEIQEPGALRAYRTALLQPIDPPNQTPPKMKAARKVLQELLHRPLLQKLASVKTVAQWADRADMPTHAVIELVGAAILRDEGTRYQLLACGNPWERAQLVAGEIAKLEGVVAAAEAQGAAKWPKGLSWN; this is encoded by the coding sequence ATGCGCGACTCCATCGTGGTTGATTTCAATCGGCCCATCCCGCTCTTTCCGCTGGCGTGCGTCTCGCTTCTGCCGCACGCGGTCCAGGGGTTGCACATCTTTGAGCCGCGCTACCGGCAGATGGTGGAGGACGCGCTGCGCCAGATGCGCCCCGGCAATCTGCTGACCGCGGGTCCCATCGCCATGGCGACCATCGGCGGCCAAGCCTTCGACGCGGTCGGTGCCTCGCCCAAGCTGCGACCCGCGGTGTGCGTGGGCCAGATCGTGCAACACGAGAGGCTCAAGGATGGCCGGCACAACATTGTGTTGCACGGCGTCTGCCGGGCGCGCATCAAGGAGATCCAGGAGCCGGGCGCGCTGCGGGCCTACCGCACGGCTCTGCTGCAGCCGATCGACCCTCCCAACCAGACGCCGCCCAAGATGAAGGCGGCGCGAAAGGTCCTGCAGGAGCTTCTGCACCGGCCGTTGTTGCAGAAGCTGGCGAGCGTGAAGACCGTCGCCCAGTGGGCGGACCGTGCGGACATGCCCACGCACGCGGTGATCGAGCTGGTCGGGGCGGCGATCCTGCGCGACGAAGGGACGCGCTACCAACTGCTGGCCTGCGGCAATCCGTGGGAGCGGGCGCAGCTGGTGGCGGGGGAGATCGCCAAGCTGGAGGGGGTGGTGGCGGCGGCCGAGGCGCAGGGCGCGGCCAAGTGGCCCAAGGGACTCAGCTGGAATTGA
- the hrpB gene encoding ATP-dependent helicase HrpB, with protein sequence MKRDADDAAALPVRLMAAQLAAALARTGRLIVTAETGSGKTTQLPQILAQHGTKGTILVLEPRRLAARLVARRVAAEMGTDLGDTVGFRTRFDSAWSANTRIGFVTEGVFLRMLLGDPQLRGVGAVIVDEFHERSLQADMAISAVASLQKTRGDLAFVVMSATLDAQSLAASLTAEHVHASGRNFPITIEHRREPLWKDMPAAAAKEAVELAQRLQGDVLVFMPGAAEIDATLRELQPLARALEIEVRRLHGSMPPQEQDAALDPSKRRRIVVCTNVAQTSITVPGICGVVDAGYARIHRFDAKRGIDVLRPERISRAAADQRAGRAGRTRAGCCVRLWSEADHDRREAFDLPEIQRSELSEAVMLAAALAGKHGDFRWIEAPAAESLKRAVDSLQALGAIDAAGALTARGRSMSRIPAPPRVASLLTEAAQRGCLRRASRWAAIITERDIVRSATATALLHALHDGDPPSDILVRERVLEAWQARKLPRSIEVSEEALREVLRAAERLEQATRSALDLEREVDLGASLENLTLSLLAGYADHIVWKPDARRPHVLASGRRKALVDRDSVVSHAGFLLALEARENPADPAAQLLSMIAPIEKEWLEKVMPQRFATKKVIRWNDTLKAVEEAEEEDFDDIVLSSTSRPPKDLAQAAAILVTKIREGVVSLPLWDDEVTQWIERVRCVSLWHPERNLLAYDERDVECIQLEIVSGAVRANELQSRPCLAAVKEALSYEDQRFVEKMAPAALKLPSGRSMPLKYEAGSPPRGAAKIQWLYGLDATPAVGGGRAPIVLEILGPNMRPLQVTGDLAGFWRTLYPQLRNNLKRRYPKHEWR encoded by the coding sequence GTGAAGCGCGACGCGGACGACGCGGCAGCGCTGCCGGTTCGATTGATGGCCGCGCAGCTGGCCGCGGCGCTGGCGCGAACCGGTCGGCTGATCGTGACGGCGGAAACCGGCTCCGGAAAGACCACACAGCTGCCGCAGATTTTGGCGCAGCACGGGACCAAAGGCACAATTCTTGTGTTGGAACCGCGTCGGCTTGCAGCTCGCCTTGTAGCGAGGAGGGTCGCAGCCGAGATGGGGACCGACCTGGGCGACACAGTCGGGTTTCGCACGCGATTTGATTCGGCGTGGAGTGCCAACACGCGGATCGGCTTTGTGACCGAGGGCGTCTTTCTGCGCATGCTGCTGGGCGATCCGCAGTTGCGCGGCGTCGGCGCGGTGATCGTGGATGAATTCCACGAGCGCTCCCTGCAGGCGGACATGGCAATCTCGGCGGTGGCGAGCTTGCAGAAAACCCGCGGCGACCTGGCCTTCGTGGTGATGAGCGCCACGCTCGACGCGCAGTCGCTGGCCGCGTCGCTCACCGCCGAGCACGTGCACGCGAGCGGCCGTAACTTTCCGATCACGATCGAGCACCGGCGCGAACCCCTCTGGAAAGACATGCCCGCGGCCGCGGCGAAGGAGGCGGTGGAACTGGCGCAGCGCCTGCAGGGGGACGTGCTGGTCTTCATGCCCGGCGCCGCCGAGATCGACGCAACCCTTCGCGAGCTGCAGCCGCTGGCCCGCGCGTTGGAGATTGAAGTGCGCCGCCTGCACGGCTCCATGCCGCCGCAGGAGCAGGACGCGGCGCTCGATCCGTCGAAGCGCCGGCGCATCGTGGTCTGCACCAACGTCGCGCAGACCTCCATCACCGTGCCGGGGATCTGCGGCGTGGTGGACGCGGGTTACGCGCGCATCCATCGCTTCGACGCCAAGCGCGGCATCGACGTGCTGCGCCCCGAACGCATCAGCCGCGCCGCCGCCGACCAGCGCGCCGGCCGTGCAGGGCGGACCCGGGCGGGCTGCTGCGTGCGGCTCTGGAGCGAGGCGGACCACGACCGGCGCGAGGCCTTCGACCTTCCCGAGATCCAGCGGAGCGAGCTCTCGGAGGCGGTCATGCTGGCTGCGGCATTGGCGGGGAAACATGGGGATTTCCGCTGGATCGAAGCCCCGGCGGCGGAGTCCCTGAAGCGGGCGGTGGACAGCCTTCAGGCACTCGGGGCGATCGACGCCGCGGGCGCCCTGACTGCGCGGGGCCGGAGCATGAGCCGCATTCCGGCGCCGCCGCGAGTGGCGAGTCTGCTGACCGAGGCGGCGCAGCGCGGATGTCTGCGCCGCGCCTCACGCTGGGCCGCCATCATCACTGAGCGCGACATCGTGCGCTCTGCGACCGCGACTGCTCTGCTGCACGCATTGCACGATGGCGATCCGCCGAGTGACATTCTGGTGCGCGAACGCGTCCTGGAGGCGTGGCAGGCGCGGAAGCTGCCGCGGTCAATCGAAGTGTCGGAGGAGGCGCTGCGCGAAGTGCTCCGCGCCGCCGAGCGCCTCGAGCAGGCGACGCGATCGGCGCTGGATCTGGAGCGGGAGGTCGATCTGGGCGCTTCGCTGGAGAACCTGACCCTGTCGCTGCTGGCCGGCTACGCGGACCACATCGTGTGGAAGCCCGACGCGCGGCGGCCGCATGTGCTCGCCTCCGGCCGGCGCAAGGCTCTGGTGGATCGCGATTCGGTGGTCTCGCACGCGGGCTTCTTGCTGGCGCTGGAGGCACGGGAGAATCCCGCAGATCCCGCGGCGCAGTTGCTCTCAATGATCGCTCCGATCGAGAAGGAGTGGCTCGAAAAGGTCATGCCACAGCGGTTTGCCACCAAGAAAGTCATCCGATGGAACGACACGCTCAAGGCCGTCGAGGAAGCGGAAGAGGAGGACTTCGACGACATCGTGCTCAGCTCGACCAGCCGCCCGCCCAAAGACCTTGCCCAGGCCGCCGCAATCCTGGTCACCAAGATTCGTGAGGGCGTCGTGTCGCTGCCGCTCTGGGACGATGAAGTGACGCAGTGGATCGAGCGGGTCCGCTGCGTGTCGCTCTGGCATCCGGAGCGAAATCTACTGGCCTACGACGAGCGCGACGTTGAATGCATCCAGCTGGAGATCGTCAGCGGGGCGGTCCGCGCCAACGAGCTGCAGTCGCGGCCATGCCTCGCGGCCGTGAAGGAGGCGCTCTCCTACGAAGATCAACGCTTCGTGGAGAAGATGGCGCCTGCTGCTCTGAAGTTGCCCAGCGGCCGCTCGATGCCGCTCAAGTACGAGGCGGGATCGCCTCCGCGCGGCGCGGCGAAGATCCAATGGCTTTACGGGCTCGACGCCACGCCGGCGGTCGGCGGTGGCCGCGCTCCGATCGTGCTGGAGATCCTCGGCCCCAACATGAGGCCCCTGCAAGTGACCGGCGACCTGGCAGGTTTTTGGCGCACGCTTTATCCGCAATTGCGAAACAACCTGAAACGGCGCTATCCAAAACATGAATGGCGCTGA
- the ruvB gene encoding Holliday junction branch migration DNA helicase RuvB, with amino-acid sequence MPRERLVAPEEVGEDHLDPQAHTLRPRALDDYIGQSALVERIRIALDASRARDEPVDHVLLHGPPGLGKTTLAHVIAAEMGSRAYVTSGPALTKAGDLVGTLTRMQPRDVLFIDEIHRLPASVEEYIYPAMEEFRVDFTVDSGMHARVITLPLKPFTLIGATTRAGLLTQALRSRFGIAHHLDFYADEDLERILVRAADLLAMKAPRGALVRIAGRSRGTPRVALRLLRRVRDWAAVKSGGRVDDRAVDGALELEGVDAMGLDELDRKYLTTLARQYRGGPVGLEALAATLGDDAGTLEDMVEPYLLRCGFLSRTRQGRRLTVEGAAHIGEKLEETAGTLFAE; translated from the coding sequence ATGCCCCGCGAGCGCCTAGTCGCCCCCGAGGAAGTCGGCGAGGACCATCTCGATCCACAGGCGCACACGCTGCGGCCGCGGGCGCTGGACGACTACATCGGGCAGTCGGCGCTGGTGGAGCGCATCCGCATCGCGCTGGACGCCTCGCGCGCCCGCGACGAGCCGGTCGACCACGTGCTGCTGCATGGGCCGCCGGGACTGGGCAAGACCACGCTGGCCCACGTGATCGCCGCGGAGATGGGCTCGCGCGCCTACGTCACCAGCGGGCCGGCGCTCACCAAGGCGGGCGACCTGGTCGGCACGCTCACCCGCATGCAGCCGCGCGATGTGCTCTTCATCGATGAGATCCACCGACTGCCCGCCAGCGTGGAGGAGTACATCTATCCGGCGATGGAGGAATTTCGCGTGGATTTCACCGTGGACAGCGGCATGCACGCGCGGGTCATCACCCTGCCGCTGAAGCCCTTCACGCTGATCGGGGCGACGACGCGGGCGGGGCTGCTGACGCAGGCGCTGCGCAGCCGCTTCGGCATCGCCCACCATCTGGATTTCTACGCCGACGAGGACCTGGAGCGGATTCTGGTCCGCGCCGCGGATCTGCTCGCGATGAAGGCCCCGCGCGGGGCGCTGGTCCGCATCGCCGGGCGCAGCCGCGGCACGCCGCGAGTGGCACTGCGGCTGCTGCGCCGCGTTCGCGACTGGGCGGCGGTGAAATCAGGCGGGCGAGTGGATGACCGCGCGGTGGATGGCGCGCTTGAGCTCGAAGGCGTGGATGCCATGGGGCTCGACGAGCTCGATCGGAAATATCTGACCACGCTCGCAAGGCAGTACCGCGGCGGGCCGGTCGGACTTGAAGCGCTCGCGGCCACGCTGGGCGACGACGCGGGAACGCTCGAGGACATGGTCGAGCCCTACCTGCTGCGCTGCGGCTTCCTGTCGCGCACACGGCAGGGGCGCCGACTCACCGTGGAGGGCGCGGCCCACATTGGCGAGAAGCTCGAAGAGACCGCCGGCACGCTCTTCGCCGAATGA
- the ribH gene encoding 6,7-dimethyl-8-ribityllumazine synthase — protein MRRHTSESAEVPSALGVRIGIAAAEYHRDIFERLLGGAESAYQKAGGRAEDLRRAGAEGVFDLPPLVAELLHRKDVDGVVVIGCVLRGDTRHDRHIVDAAFGQFTQLAAAHRKPVSLAVLTVDTMGQAKARSGGRKGDAGAFAMNAALRTHAELHRLRAEKHS, from the coding sequence ATGCGGCGCCACACGAGTGAATCAGCGGAAGTTCCCAGCGCGCTGGGCGTGCGCATCGGCATCGCCGCCGCCGAATATCACCGCGACATCTTCGAGCGGCTGCTGGGCGGCGCCGAGAGTGCCTATCAAAAGGCGGGAGGACGCGCCGAGGACCTGCGCCGCGCCGGCGCCGAGGGAGTCTTCGATCTGCCGCCGCTGGTCGCCGAGCTGCTCCATCGCAAGGATGTCGACGGCGTGGTCGTGATCGGCTGCGTTCTCCGGGGCGACACGCGGCACGACCGGCACATCGTCGATGCGGCATTCGGACAGTTCACGCAGCTTGCGGCGGCGCACCGCAAGCCGGTCTCCCTGGCGGTGCTCACGGTGGACACCATGGGCCAGGCCAAGGCACGCTCTGGCGGACGAAAGGGCGACGCGGGGGCTTTCGCCATGAACGCGGCACTGCGCACCCACGCCGAGCTTCACAGACTTCGGGCGGAGAAGCATTCATGA
- a CDS encoding bifunctional folylpolyglutamate synthase/dihydrofolate synthase, translating to MSRTTAKKPAKPAKSTIETKPEVRSAKLPDLSTYPLCLRWLHERADYEKVRNVQYTDNAFKLDRMRKLLALLGNPQEQVKTVHVAGTVGKGSTVAMIASIMRECGYTVGEFVSPHLVDVRERVVVNGRMVSKNDFTALIRAVAKASLKLTDQPTFFEVMTAIGLKHFADEAVDIAVIEVGLGGRLDSTNVITPEVCVVTTIDYDHCKLLGSTLPQIAREKAGIFKKGVPALVFDPPSEVEKAFREVAAKVGADLRVVNKDIEFSSRFCSDPDLGPHARVCLYTKTSRLEHLPVPLPGEHQSSNCGLALSAVDILKSLGFDCPENKVTRGLGNVKVPGRMEVISERPRILVDGAHNPASVQSLMKCVGAHVPYDSMVCIFGCCADKDVPSMLDKVNLGADKVIFTRATTTPRAASPEDLQKMFSERSGKMSQVARTLPEALEIATRAVSREDLIVVTGSFYLVGEAIKHVQQDANHTPPNPVRALKD from the coding sequence ATGTCACGAACGACCGCGAAGAAGCCCGCCAAACCCGCCAAGTCCACAATCGAAACCAAGCCGGAGGTCCGCAGCGCCAAACTCCCGGATCTTTCGACCTACCCGCTGTGCCTGCGCTGGCTTCACGAACGTGCCGACTACGAAAAGGTGCGCAATGTCCAGTACACGGACAACGCCTTCAAGTTGGACCGCATGCGCAAGCTGCTCGCGCTGCTGGGCAATCCCCAGGAGCAAGTCAAGACCGTGCACGTCGCGGGCACCGTGGGCAAGGGCAGCACCGTGGCGATGATCGCCAGCATCATGCGCGAGTGCGGCTACACCGTCGGCGAGTTCGTCAGCCCGCACCTGGTGGATGTCCGCGAGCGCGTGGTCGTCAATGGCCGCATGGTCAGCAAGAACGATTTCACCGCCCTGATCCGCGCCGTGGCCAAGGCCTCGCTGAAGCTCACCGACCAGCCCACCTTCTTCGAGGTGATGACCGCGATCGGCCTGAAGCACTTCGCCGACGAGGCCGTCGACATCGCCGTGATCGAGGTCGGCCTCGGCGGGCGATTGGACAGCACCAATGTCATCACTCCCGAGGTGTGTGTGGTCACCACCATCGACTACGACCACTGCAAGCTGCTGGGGAGCACTCTGCCGCAGATCGCCCGCGAAAAGGCCGGCATCTTCAAGAAGGGCGTTCCCGCCCTGGTCTTCGATCCGCCCAGCGAAGTTGAAAAAGCCTTCCGCGAAGTCGCTGCCAAGGTCGGCGCCGATCTTCGCGTGGTCAACAAGGACATCGAATTTTCGAGTCGCTTCTGCTCCGACCCGGATCTCGGTCCGCACGCTCGCGTCTGTCTCTACACCAAGACCAGCCGCCTTGAGCACCTTCCCGTGCCGCTGCCCGGCGAGCACCAGAGTTCCAACTGCGGACTGGCTCTTTCGGCCGTCGACATCCTCAAGAGCCTCGGTTTCGATTGCCCGGAAAATAAAGTCACCCGCGGACTCGGCAACGTCAAGGTGCCGGGACGCATGGAAGTCATCAGCGAGCGCCCGCGCATTTTGGTGGATGGCGCCCACAATCCCGCCAGCGTGCAGAGCCTGATGAAGTGCGTCGGCGCCCACGTGCCCTACGACAGCATGGTCTGCATTTTCGGCTGCTGCGCCGACAAGGACGTGCCCTCGATGCTCGACAAGGTGAACCTGGGCGCGGACAAGGTCATCTTCACCCGCGCCACGACCACGCCGCGAGCGGCCTCGCCGGAAGATTTGCAGAAAATGTTCTCCGAGCGCAGCGGCAAGATGAGCCAGGTGGCCCGCACGCTTCCTGAGGCCCTGGAAATCGCCACTCGCGCCGTAAGCCGCGAGGATCTGATCGTGGTGACCGGCTCCTTCTACCTGGTGGGCGAGGCGATCAAGCACGTCCAGCAGGATGCGAACCACACTCCGCCAAATCCGGTTCGCGCCCTGAAGGATTGA
- a CDS encoding type II secretion system GspH family protein, whose amino-acid sequence MRMARRGFTLIELLVVIGIIGLLMGIAFPAFSMVRAGSRNAVCTSNLRQLDTPIRAYSHSNGDRIPIANMLPAVGLHGPESGLPQLLKGYIDPTSEVWLCPADLDSESLATGTSYMYMPGLLRFTPEVQMAVAKSLFLQKNLSEKGMAKARTDLEGQLMETFYTGIDKRPGGVGPRAGYYPLLMDSADRHPGTRSPRNALFVDGSVREAIQQEEEATADPEQSE is encoded by the coding sequence ATGCGAATGGCGCGCCGTGGATTCACACTCATCGAACTGCTGGTGGTGATCGGCATCATCGGCCTGCTGATGGGCATCGCCTTTCCGGCCTTCTCCATGGTGCGTGCAGGATCGCGCAACGCGGTGTGCACCTCGAACCTGCGGCAGCTGGACACGCCGATCCGCGCCTACTCGCACTCCAACGGGGACCGGATTCCGATTGCCAACATGTTGCCCGCGGTCGGTTTGCACGGACCCGAGAGCGGACTGCCCCAGTTGCTCAAGGGCTACATCGATCCGACCAGCGAGGTCTGGCTCTGTCCTGCCGATCTCGATTCGGAGAGCCTGGCCACCGGCACCAGTTACATGTACATGCCCGGACTGCTGCGCTTCACCCCCGAGGTGCAGATGGCGGTGGCCAAGAGCCTCTTCCTGCAGAAAAATCTTTCCGAGAAGGGAATGGCGAAAGCGCGGACCGATCTGGAAGGCCAGCTCATGGAGACCTTTTACACCGGCATCGACAAGCGGCCCGGCGGGGTCGGACCGCGTGCGGGGTACTATCCGCTGCTCATGGACTCTGCGGACCGTCATCCTGGAACGCGCTCGCCGCGCAACGCCCTCTTCGTCGACGGGTCGGTGCGCGAGGCGATTCAACAGGAAGAGGAAGCGACCGCGGACCCGGAGCAATCCGAATGA
- a CDS encoding LemA family protein: protein MLVPIVLACVIGGVILIASVIGIYNGLQRRRIAAEGAFADIDVELRRRHDLIPNLVETVKGYASHEKETLSAVMQARAAATQARTLPDRVAAEGQLTQTLGRLMAVAEAYPNLKADGGFIKLQGELAETENRIGGQRQGFNQAVASFNEAIAVFPSNIVAGIFGFTKLDFFKEDNEAARSAPQVKF, encoded by the coding sequence ATGCTTGTTCCCATCGTTCTGGCCTGTGTGATTGGCGGCGTCATCCTGATCGCTTCGGTGATCGGCATCTACAACGGCCTGCAGCGCCGTCGCATTGCCGCCGAGGGCGCCTTCGCCGACATCGACGTCGAGCTGCGCCGGCGCCACGACCTGATCCCCAACCTGGTGGAGACGGTCAAGGGTTATGCCTCGCACGAAAAGGAAACGCTCTCTGCCGTCATGCAGGCGCGGGCCGCCGCGACGCAGGCGCGCACGCTGCCTGACCGGGTGGCGGCCGAGGGACAGCTAACGCAAACGCTCGGGCGGTTGATGGCCGTCGCCGAGGCCTACCCAAACCTGAAGGCGGATGGCGGCTTCATCAAGCTGCAGGGCGAGCTTGCGGAAACTGAGAACCGCATCGGCGGACAACGACAGGGCTTCAACCAGGCCGTGGCCTCCTTCAACGAAGCGATCGCGGTTTTCCCCTCCAACATCGTCGCCGGCATCTTCGGCTTCACCAAACTGGACTTCTTCAAGGAAGACAACGAGGCGGCGCGGTCGGCTCCCCAGGTGAAGTTCTAG